A genomic region of Coriobacteriaceae bacterium contains the following coding sequences:
- a CDS encoding 4Fe-4S dicluster domain-containing protein has product MRYAMAIDLDRCIGCRTCAVICKDHNAEPRGIWWNRVFAPGAPEYGTSVIVDGMPRMEFLPISCQHCENAPCQQVCPTGATYTDDTGTVLVDYEKCIGCRYCITACPYEVRQFNWSKPDGVEGIDGEYRWGYPEDYRQDGHLVYTPVRPEGVVEKCTFCVQYTNQGGTPACCTGCPANARIFGDIEDADSEISQYMSGREWLVLGESHGTKPKVYYLPSKRGEGE; this is encoded by the coding sequence ATGAGATACGCAATGGCCATAGACCTTGACCGCTGCATTGGATGCAGGACTTGCGCGGTCATCTGCAAGGATCACAACGCAGAACCCCGAGGCATCTGGTGGAACCGCGTCTTTGCACCGGGTGCTCCCGAGTACGGTACCTCGGTGATCGTGGATGGCATGCCTCGTATGGAGTTTTTGCCTATCAGCTGCCAGCACTGCGAAAACGCTCCCTGCCAGCAGGTGTGCCCGACGGGCGCCACCTACACCGACGACACGGGTACCGTGCTGGTCGACTACGAGAAGTGCATCGGCTGCCGCTACTGCATCACGGCATGTCCCTACGAGGTGCGCCAGTTCAACTGGAGCAAGCCCGATGGCGTCGAGGGCATTGACGGCGAATATCGCTGGGGGTATCCGGAGGATTATCGCCAGGACGGGCATCTCGTCTACACGCCAGTACGGCCCGAAGGCGTGGTCGAGAAATGCACGTTCTGCGTTCAGTACACCAACCAAGGCGGCACTCCTGCGTGCTGCACGGGCTGCCCGGCAAACGCACGCATCTTCGGTGACATCGAGGATGCGGATTCCGAGATTTCGCAGTACATGTCCGGGCGCGAATGGCTCGTGCTCGGCGAGTCACATGGCACCAAGCCCAAGGTGTATTACCTGCCTTCCAAGCGCGGAGAGGGGGAGTAG
- the nrfD gene encoding polysulfide reductase NrfD has product MTQNVQHAKKWPIILTVVFIAVGCAAWICQLTMGLLVGSGMSNTFAWGLMIAVFAFLVGFGAGSQFVACYIVLGNRHDLMPYVKTAQVVALAGAIGAGVAILIDLGHPAHIMAMLMGPNPTSPLTWDMIALTVFIVIAIINLIAVARQSKLLKFWMVLGLISAFALQLVEGLLFALMEARIWWHSFIMPIDFIVVAVVCGLAVAVIICALRHDEFKPEALHDLSFLLAVAIIIHLALAVIELLIVCFGGSAADGGALAALGSVWLFYALELGLPLAAVFVLLRGKNNPTKNMLIGGVLVVVGMFFHRLMLLYPAFASPTLYVPLSNEPSPSWPLPASTGLYDHTGNAFEIAQGYIPNFFEWASMLLPLGVALAVFLVGTWFVGRIDKPVSTTSAQTFDASHAVASDEAVVVDEIDDEPIDGGIVDKVAVKEAVATDKKEKSQ; this is encoded by the coding sequence ATGACACAGAACGTTCAACACGCAAAGAAATGGCCCATCATTCTGACCGTCGTCTTCATCGCGGTCGGTTGCGCGGCATGGATTTGCCAGCTCACCATGGGCCTTCTCGTTGGCTCGGGCATGAGCAATACCTTCGCCTGGGGCCTCATGATCGCGGTTTTCGCCTTCCTTGTCGGCTTTGGTGCAGGTAGCCAGTTTGTTGCCTGCTACATCGTCCTCGGCAACCGGCATGATCTCATGCCCTATGTCAAGACCGCGCAGGTCGTGGCCCTTGCCGGCGCCATCGGCGCAGGCGTGGCGATTCTCATCGACCTGGGACATCCGGCGCACATCATGGCGATGCTCATGGGGCCCAATCCTACGTCTCCGCTTACCTGGGACATGATCGCCCTCACGGTGTTCATCGTTATCGCCATCATCAACCTTATTGCCGTCGCACGACAGAGCAAGCTGCTCAAGTTCTGGATGGTCTTGGGTCTCATCAGTGCGTTTGCGCTGCAGCTTGTCGAGGGCCTGCTCTTCGCGCTCATGGAGGCACGCATCTGGTGGCATAGCTTCATCATGCCCATCGATTTCATCGTGGTCGCCGTCGTATGCGGCCTTGCCGTCGCGGTCATCATCTGCGCGCTCAGACATGACGAGTTCAAACCCGAGGCATTGCACGACCTGAGCTTCCTGCTCGCGGTGGCGATCATCATTCACCTGGCGCTTGCCGTTATCGAGCTGCTGATCGTCTGCTTCGGCGGAAGCGCGGCAGATGGTGGGGCGCTCGCGGCGCTGGGCAGCGTTTGGCTGTTCTACGCGCTTGAGCTCGGCTTGCCCCTGGCGGCGGTCTTCGTGCTGCTTCGAGGCAAGAACAATCCCACCAAGAACATGCTCATCGGCGGCGTACTGGTTGTCGTCGGCATGTTCTTCCATCGCCTCATGCTGCTATATCCGGCATTTGCCAGCCCCACGCTCTATGTGCCGCTTTCCAACGAGCCCTCACCGAGCTGGCCGCTACCTGCCTCGACAGGTCTCTACGATCATACGGGTAATGCCTTCGAGATTGCGCAGGGTTATATCCCCAACTTCTTCGAGTGGGCGAGTATGCTGTTGCCTCTCGGCGTTGCGCTGGCCGTTTTTCTCGTGGGGACTTGGTTCGTCGGCAGGATAGACAAGCCCGTCTCGACGACGAGCGCCCAAACGTTCGATGCATCGCATGCTGTCGCATCCGATGAAGCCGTCGTAGTTGACGAGATTGATGACGAGCCGATTGATGGAGGCATCGTCGACAAGGTCGCCGTTAAGGAGGCCGTCGCCACTGACAAGAAGGAGAAGTCCCAATGA
- a CDS encoding magnesium transporter CorA family protein, with amino-acid sequence MIEILKTDDGTLRRLDAVESGCWVNACVPSSQEVKWLADNLGIDNDFIDAMLDRDEISRIDKNEDASQALVVVDYPAAEDLDDKANPNLEQFDTQPISILLIENPSVVVTLTNAPCSIVEKLKNDRKLPIATGKRTRFLLDVLLEVSQSYIDALRVLEKQTMALERKMRKKQNNEGLMSMLGIEKSLLYMSTSLKSSAPTLQAIKNGQFVKLFEEDEELLNDVIVEYRQASEMCSIYTDVITRAMDAFSGVVSNNVNASMSFLTMATLLLSIPTAVFSFYGMNTDLLPMSDSWIFPALLSIALAAIAVVILLRWRK; translated from the coding sequence ATGATCGAAATACTGAAGACAGATGATGGCACGCTCAGGCGCCTTGATGCGGTCGAGTCCGGCTGTTGGGTCAATGCGTGCGTTCCCAGCAGCCAGGAGGTTAAATGGCTCGCCGATAACCTGGGCATAGATAACGATTTCATCGATGCCATGCTCGACCGCGACGAGATTTCGCGTATCGACAAGAACGAGGATGCCAGCCAGGCGCTTGTCGTCGTCGACTATCCCGCTGCCGAGGATTTGGATGACAAGGCGAATCCGAATCTCGAGCAGTTCGATACCCAGCCCATCTCCATTCTCCTCATCGAGAATCCGAGTGTCGTGGTCACTTTGACCAATGCCCCGTGCTCCATCGTGGAAAAGCTCAAGAATGACAGGAAATTACCCATCGCCACGGGCAAGCGCACGCGTTTTCTGCTCGATGTTCTTCTCGAGGTGTCGCAAAGCTACATCGATGCCCTGCGCGTGCTCGAGAAGCAGACCATGGCCCTCGAACGCAAGATGCGAAAGAAGCAGAACAACGAGGGGCTTATGAGCATGCTGGGTATCGAGAAGTCGCTGCTCTACATGTCGACGTCCCTCAAGAGTTCCGCTCCCACGCTTCAGGCCATCAAGAACGGGCAGTTCGTGAAGCTTTTCGAGGAGGACGAAGAGCTGCTCAATGACGTGATCGTCGAGTATCGGCAGGCATCCGAGATGTGCTCGATTTACACCGATGTCATCACCAGGGCGATGGATGCCTTCTCGGGAGTCGTCAGCAACAACGTCAACGCCTCCATGAGCTTCCTCACCATGGCGACGCTGCTGCTGTCCATCCCCACGGCCGTCTTCAGCTTCTACGGCATGAACACCGACTTGCTGCCCATGAGCGATTCGTGGATATTTCCCGCGCTGCTCTCGATTGCCCTGGCGGCCATAGCCGTCGTCATACTGCTACGTTGGAGAAAGTGA
- a CDS encoding class I SAM-dependent methyltransferase: MSIGKIGVYFDERAANWNEQAEPAGTKHLMIAQLAGVHEGSRALDVGCGTGIMERAYLELGAASIVGLDLSEAMLACARTSFSDVPAERLRFECYDILDFTSNEPFDVVVIYNAYPHILDKEALVEATASLLVPGGRFLVAHGMSRETLNAHHANVPHDVTSDLLPARESALDWQDAFDIDMIADTPFTYFFGGSKR; the protein is encoded by the coding sequence ATGAGCATCGGCAAGATCGGCGTCTACTTCGACGAGCGCGCCGCGAACTGGAACGAACAGGCCGAGCCAGCCGGAACCAAGCACCTCATGATTGCCCAACTCGCTGGCGTCCACGAAGGTTCGCGCGCGCTCGATGTCGGCTGCGGCACGGGCATCATGGAGCGTGCCTACCTTGAGCTCGGAGCCGCAAGCATCGTCGGGCTCGACCTGTCGGAGGCGATGCTTGCCTGCGCACGTACGAGCTTTTCCGACGTGCCGGCCGAACGCCTACGCTTCGAGTGTTACGACATCCTCGACTTCACGAGCAACGAGCCATTCGACGTCGTGGTCATTTACAACGCCTATCCGCACATCCTCGACAAGGAAGCGCTCGTCGAAGCGACCGCATCCCTGCTCGTACCCGGTGGAAGATTCCTCGTCGCGCACGGCATGAGCCGCGAAACGCTCAACGCACACCATGCGAACGTGCCACATGACGTCACGAGCGACCTGCTCCCCGCGCGAGAGAGCGCCCTCGATTGGCAAGATGCGTTCGATATCGACATGATCGCGGACACGCCATTCACGTACTTCTTCGGCGGCTCGAAGCGGTAA
- a CDS encoding ABC transporter ATP-binding protein, whose product MSMDTRIARGTVLEANEIAFAYPGSGQTLEKVSAQILPGSFLAVLGVNGCGKTTLLSCLDDIIRPQRGTVMLAGEDIASYTREERARKIALVAQHSHAHGVTVYDALLLGRKPHIKAAPSEEDFTIVDRVIDELGLGPLALRYLDELSGGEHQKVVIGRALVQETDVLLLDEPTNNLDMANQVEVMHLVRNAAHEHDIACAAVMHDINLALRYCDRFCLLKDGKVLASGGPEVMTKETIEDVYDVPVELVAHGDGFLVVPLDKGMMS is encoded by the coding sequence ATGAGCATGGATACGCGTATTGCCCGCGGCACCGTCCTCGAAGCCAACGAAATCGCCTTCGCGTACCCTGGCTCCGGCCAGACCCTCGAGAAGGTGAGCGCACAGATACTACCCGGGTCGTTTCTCGCCGTACTCGGTGTCAACGGCTGCGGCAAGACAACGCTGCTCTCCTGTCTCGACGACATTATTCGCCCACAACGTGGCACCGTCATGCTGGCTGGCGAGGATATCGCCAGCTACACCCGCGAAGAGCGCGCGCGCAAGATCGCACTCGTCGCCCAGCACTCCCATGCGCATGGCGTCACCGTCTACGATGCGCTTTTGCTCGGCAGGAAGCCCCACATCAAGGCCGCGCCTAGCGAAGAGGACTTCACCATCGTCGACCGCGTCATCGACGAGCTAGGCCTCGGGCCGCTCGCCCTGCGCTACCTGGACGAGCTCTCGGGCGGCGAGCACCAGAAGGTCGTCATCGGACGCGCGCTCGTGCAGGAAACCGATGTCCTGCTGCTCGACGAGCCGACAAACAACCTCGACATGGCAAATCAGGTCGAGGTCATGCACCTTGTCAGAAACGCCGCCCACGAGCACGACATCGCATGCGCGGCCGTCATGCATGACATAAACCTCGCCCTGCGCTACTGCGACCGCTTCTGCCTGCTCAAGGATGGCAAGGTGCTCGCAAGTGGAGGTCCCGAGGTGATGACCAAGGAGACGATCGAGGACGTCTACGACGTGCCCGTCGAGCTAGTCGCCCACGGCGACGGCTTCCTCGTCGTGCCACTGGATAAGGGGATGATGTCATGA
- a CDS encoding iron ABC transporter permease: MNPEDLKMAHAAQAPSSYREQYRGYTRYKRLVIVTLVVILLVLVFVSIMLGTASLSPLDVLAALFGQGDEHALIVVWNLRMPRILTAIVGGIALALAGCAFQSVLRNPLASASTLGISQGAAFGASIAIIVLGVGSSSVAYEGLGASNPYLTVVCAFLGAMASTIAILALSRFRDMTPESIVLAGVALSALFTGATALIQYFAEDTQVAAVVFWTFGDLGRASYREIAIMAVIAAASFVFFYCNRWNFNAMESGEGTAHGLGLNVRRTRLLGMIVGAFAASSVIAFCGTINFIGLVAPHIMRRFIGSDYRYLLVASALAGAGILLLSDIIARMALVGVVLPISAITSFVGAPLFLYLLMRGAHR; encoded by the coding sequence ATGAATCCCGAAGACTTGAAGATGGCACATGCCGCGCAGGCACCATCCTCATATCGCGAGCAATATCGCGGATACACAAGGTACAAGCGCCTTGTCATCGTGACGCTCGTCGTCATCCTTCTCGTGCTCGTCTTCGTCTCGATCATGCTCGGAACGGCAAGTCTCTCCCCTCTCGACGTGCTGGCCGCACTCTTCGGACAGGGCGACGAACACGCCCTCATCGTCGTGTGGAACCTGCGCATGCCGAGAATACTCACCGCCATCGTTGGTGGCATAGCCCTTGCCCTCGCAGGCTGCGCGTTTCAGAGCGTGCTGCGCAACCCCCTCGCTTCCGCGAGCACGCTTGGTATCTCCCAGGGAGCGGCTTTTGGCGCCTCCATCGCCATCATCGTCCTGGGTGTCGGATCGTCAAGCGTGGCCTATGAGGGCCTGGGGGCCAGCAACCCCTATCTCACCGTCGTTTGCGCCTTCCTCGGCGCCATGGCCTCGACCATCGCCATTCTCGCGCTCTCGCGCTTTCGCGACATGACGCCCGAGAGCATCGTGCTTGCCGGCGTGGCCCTTTCGGCGCTGTTCACGGGCGCGACGGCCCTCATCCAGTACTTCGCCGAGGATACGCAGGTCGCTGCCGTCGTTTTCTGGACTTTCGGTGACCTCGGACGCGCCTCGTATCGCGAAATCGCCATCATGGCCGTCATCGCCGCGGCCAGCTTCGTCTTTTTCTATTGCAACCGTTGGAATTTCAACGCAATGGAGTCAGGCGAAGGCACGGCCCATGGCCTGGGACTCAACGTACGGCGCACACGTTTGCTCGGCATGATCGTCGGTGCCTTTGCCGCATCATCGGTCATCGCGTTTTGCGGCACCATCAACTTCATCGGCCTCGTCGCCCCGCACATTATGCGACGCTTCATCGGCAGCGATTACCGCTACCTGCTCGTCGCCTCGGCGCTTGCCGGCGCAGGCATCCTGTTGCTTTCCGACATCATCGCACGCATGGCACTCGTCGGCGTCGTGTTGCCCATCAGCGCCATCACCTCCTTCGTGGGCGCGCCCCTCTTCCTGTACCTGCTCATGAGGGGAGCGCACCGATGA
- a CDS encoding ABC transporter substrate-binding protein yields MKIKRLLIALCACCALLLALAGCSSAASSGSDSTRTVTDAYGRNVTIPADVQTCVTVGSAARFVVYAGGTDKLIAVTEMDKPAALARPYTVAWEQVLAELPTTSNGNHLMETSVDGEALLELKPDVIISSRSAQECDELQSQLNIPVIGISYQDQMFTENVFDSIQVVGDVLGTTEHAQQVIDKMNDWQADLDSRTANIPDADKPSCYAGAVNYKGAKSFGGTYAQYPPFVAAHIDNVADGTVESGSVEVSLEQLGEWNPDFMFLNAGNMELMKKDYADNQAFFDNLTAFQTGNLYTQPSYNMNGTNIEIAICDAYFDAATVYPDAFADVDLENMYREILDTMLGTNCYDQLTAAGLRFGKISF; encoded by the coding sequence GTGAAAATCAAACGTCTGCTCATCGCCTTATGCGCCTGCTGCGCGCTGTTGCTTGCCCTTGCCGGATGCTCATCTGCAGCGTCTTCAGGCTCTGACTCGACTCGCACGGTAACCGATGCCTATGGTCGCAACGTGACCATACCAGCCGACGTCCAGACCTGCGTCACCGTCGGTAGCGCCGCGCGCTTCGTCGTCTACGCCGGAGGCACCGACAAGCTCATCGCCGTGACCGAGATGGACAAGCCGGCTGCCCTGGCCCGTCCCTACACCGTGGCCTGGGAACAAGTCTTGGCAGAGCTTCCCACGACTTCCAATGGCAATCACCTCATGGAGACGAGCGTGGATGGCGAGGCGTTGCTCGAGCTCAAGCCTGACGTCATCATCTCGAGCCGCTCTGCCCAGGAATGCGACGAGCTGCAGAGCCAGCTCAACATCCCCGTCATCGGCATTAGCTATCAAGACCAGATGTTCACGGAGAACGTCTTCGATTCCATCCAGGTTGTCGGCGATGTTCTCGGCACCACTGAGCACGCGCAACAGGTCATCGACAAGATGAACGACTGGCAGGCCGACCTCGATAGCCGCACCGCGAACATCCCCGACGCGGACAAGCCGAGCTGCTATGCCGGTGCCGTGAACTACAAGGGCGCCAAGAGCTTCGGCGGCACCTATGCCCAGTACCCGCCGTTCGTCGCCGCGCACATCGACAACGTCGCTGACGGCACGGTCGAGTCCGGATCCGTCGAGGTCAGCCTCGAGCAGCTTGGCGAGTGGAACCCGGATTTCATGTTCCTCAACGCCGGCAACATGGAACTCATGAAGAAGGACTATGCTGACAACCAGGCATTCTTCGATAATCTCACGGCCTTCCAGACAGGCAATCTCTACACCCAGCCCTCCTATAACATGAACGGCACCAATATCGAGATTGCCATCTGCGATGCCTACTTCGATGCGGCTACCGTCTATCCCGATGCCTTCGCGGATGTCGACCTCGAGAACATGTACCGCGAGATCCTCGACACCATGCTCGGCACGAATTGCTATGACCAGCTGACAGCCGCTGGTCTCAGATTCGGCAAGATCAGCTTCTAG
- a CDS encoding NTP transferase domain-containing protein gives MATDEKSAGDLTRNQFSVLQSLTRKPLGSQRSIAECTGLSVGTVNAAVRQLIERGDLDKTASEGLQVTEQGIAALEPYRVDNAVILAAGLSTRFAPISYEKPKGLLRVRDEVLIERQIRQLKEAGIDDITVVVGYKKEYFFYLEELFDVRIVVNEHYAKRNNHSSLMAVLDKLGRTYVCSSDNYFVDNPFESHVYGAYYATQYAQDATDEWCVRLGARNRIVDVTIGGADSQIMLGHVFFDEPFSQRMAQIIRDEWDLPATTDKLWENLFIDHIDELYMVARPYPAEMIHEFDALDDLREFDPHFIENVDSLAFDNIVSALGCKKTDICDVYPLKQGLTNLSCHVRVGDAEYVYRHPGVGTENLIDRHAELAGLHIAHELGLDNTFITGDPQTGWKISHFVADCTQLDPHDAAQTKRAMQMARSLHESGATLERQFDFYAESKRYEELLRAREGVIDVPGFAEMAERMQRLHEFVEADETYSCLCHNDFFYLNFLVGADDEMSLIDWEYAGMSDYASDFGTYTVCCELSVEEAEQALAYYFGRAPSFEELRHNFAYVAFAGWCWYVWSLMKEAEGDVVGEWLYIYYRYAKRYLNMVLPWYERGERV, from the coding sequence GTGGCAACAGATGAGAAGAGCGCAGGAGATCTGACGCGTAACCAGTTCTCCGTCTTGCAGAGCCTCACGCGGAAGCCGCTTGGTTCCCAGCGTTCGATTGCCGAGTGCACGGGGCTTTCTGTGGGAACGGTGAATGCCGCGGTACGTCAGCTGATCGAGCGTGGCGATCTCGACAAGACGGCTTCCGAGGGCTTGCAAGTGACGGAGCAAGGCATCGCGGCACTCGAGCCGTATCGTGTCGACAACGCGGTCATTCTGGCTGCGGGGCTCTCGACGCGCTTCGCGCCCATCTCTTACGAGAAGCCCAAGGGGCTGCTCCGCGTGCGCGACGAGGTGCTTATCGAGCGCCAGATTCGCCAGCTCAAGGAAGCGGGCATCGACGACATCACCGTCGTCGTGGGTTACAAGAAGGAGTACTTCTTCTACTTGGAAGAGCTCTTCGATGTGCGCATCGTCGTGAACGAGCACTACGCGAAGCGAAACAACCACTCGTCTCTCATGGCGGTGCTCGACAAGCTCGGACGCACCTATGTCTGCTCGTCGGATAACTACTTCGTCGACAATCCCTTCGAGTCGCACGTCTACGGTGCCTACTACGCGACGCAGTACGCACAGGACGCGACTGATGAATGGTGCGTGCGTCTAGGTGCCAGGAACCGCATCGTGGACGTGACCATTGGCGGTGCGGATTCGCAGATCATGCTCGGGCATGTGTTCTTCGACGAGCCGTTCTCGCAGCGCATGGCCCAGATCATCCGCGATGAATGGGACTTACCCGCCACGACGGATAAGCTGTGGGAGAACCTGTTCATCGACCACATCGACGAGCTGTACATGGTCGCGCGGCCCTATCCCGCCGAGATGATTCACGAATTCGATGCGCTTGACGATTTGCGCGAATTCGATCCGCATTTCATCGAGAACGTCGATTCGCTCGCCTTCGACAACATCGTGTCGGCACTTGGCTGCAAGAAGACGGACATCTGCGACGTGTATCCGCTCAAGCAAGGCCTCACGAACCTCTCGTGCCATGTGCGCGTGGGCGACGCCGAGTACGTGTACCGGCATCCCGGTGTGGGAACCGAGAACCTCATCGACCGGCACGCCGAGCTCGCTGGCCTTCACATTGCCCACGAGCTGGGCCTCGATAACACCTTCATTACCGGTGACCCCCAGACGGGGTGGAAGATATCGCACTTCGTGGCCGACTGCACCCAGCTCGACCCGCATGACGCCGCCCAGACCAAGCGCGCGATGCAGATGGCACGCTCCCTGCACGAGTCGGGCGCGACGCTCGAGCGGCAATTCGACTTCTATGCCGAGTCCAAGCGCTACGAGGAGCTGCTGCGTGCGCGTGAGGGCGTCATCGACGTTCCGGGCTTTGCCGAGATGGCGGAGCGCATGCAGCGCCTGCATGAGTTCGTCGAGGCCGACGAGACGTATAGCTGCCTGTGCCACAACGACTTCTTCTACCTGAACTTCCTGGTTGGCGCCGATGACGAGATGTCGCTCATCGACTGGGAGTATGCGGGCATGTCGGATTACGCGAGTGACTTTGGCACGTACACTGTATGCTGCGAGCTCTCGGTCGAGGAGGCAGAGCAGGCGCTGGCGTATTACTTCGGCCGCGCGCCCAGCTTCGAGGAGTTGCGCCACAACTTCGCGTATGTGGCGTTTGCCGGCTGGTGCTGGTACGTCTGGTCGCTCATGAAGGAGGCCGAAGGCGATGTCGTGGGCGAGTGGCTCTACATCTACTACCGGTACGCGAAAAGGTATCTGAACATGGTTTTGCCCTGGTACGAGAGGGGGGAGCGCGTCTAG
- a CDS encoding DMT family transporter, with protein MGAFNKVKYGLTSGVLWGLDTVILGIALTMSPYIGTLEAFAFAAIASSALHDIFCAIWLALYMGVRGRLKDTWAALRTRSGKVVILGALLGGPIGMTGYVIAINNIGAGYTAIISAFYPAVGAILAFIILKERMSARQLVAFACALGGIVAMGVLSLTDAETAGDPVLGLVGAAACVLGWGSEAVLCGWGMRDDAVDNETALQIRETTSALVYAIIVLPAFGAWAFTAGAIPSLATGVVALAALAGTTSYLFYYKSISSPLGAAKSMALNISYSAWAVLFAFVLQGTVPTLASVVCCVVILGGTILAASDWNELFGRGASQVDEA; from the coding sequence ATGGGTGCGTTCAACAAGGTGAAGTACGGCCTGACGAGCGGTGTGCTCTGGGGACTCGACACGGTCATCCTCGGCATCGCGCTCACCATGTCACCGTATATCGGCACGCTCGAGGCGTTCGCGTTTGCCGCGATTGCGTCTTCGGCCCTGCACGACATCTTCTGCGCGATATGGCTCGCGCTCTACATGGGCGTGAGAGGCCGTCTCAAGGACACCTGGGCGGCGCTGCGCACCCGCAGCGGCAAGGTGGTCATCCTCGGCGCGCTTCTGGGTGGTCCCATCGGCATGACGGGTTACGTGATCGCCATCAACAACATCGGTGCGGGCTATACGGCCATCATCTCGGCCTTCTATCCGGCGGTGGGCGCGATCCTGGCCTTCATCATCCTGAAGGAGCGCATGAGCGCACGGCAGCTCGTGGCGTTTGCCTGCGCACTCGGTGGCATCGTGGCCATGGGCGTGCTGTCCTTGACCGATGCCGAGACGGCGGGCGATCCCGTGCTCGGTCTCGTGGGTGCTGCTGCCTGCGTGCTCGGATGGGGAAGCGAGGCGGTGCTGTGCGGCTGGGGCATGCGCGATGACGCCGTCGACAACGAGACGGCGCTTCAGATTCGCGAGACCACGAGCGCGCTCGTCTACGCCATTATCGTGCTTCCCGCGTTTGGCGCCTGGGCGTTCACGGCAGGTGCCATCCCGTCGCTGGCTACGGGCGTTGTCGCCCTGGCGGCTCTGGCGGGCACGACCTCGTACCTCTTCTACTACAAGTCCATCAGCTCGCCGCTGGGAGCCGCCAAGTCCATGGCGCTCAACATCAGCTACTCGGCATGGGCGGTGCTGTTCGCGTTCGTCTTGCAGGGTACGGTGCCCACACTCGCGTCGGTCGTGTGCTGCGTCGTCATCCTCGGAGGCACGATTCTTGCCGCGAGTGATTGGAACGAGCTCTTCGGCCGTGGGGCAAGCCAAGTAGACGAGGCGTAA
- a CDS encoding DUF2974 domain-containing protein yields MLYMTDFLEKQLASFEDLPFSVLDATALSQVAMVHAKDTMPPLPGKKPHAGLRTIFDRHAEKPPIHFIDMLRAEYFPAMFANLLSPTKAKEALFGVAASPRYRDMLALDYQDVFNTARQVQFAAMTFTYKDLFTCVSFRGTDTSCVGWREDFNMAFTMPVPAQDLALQYLEAVAAQRHLPKPLYVVGHSKGGNLAEYAALCCSPQVQERIAHVYNLDGPGFKAGTFTQADYAPLAGKLTKVVPEESLVGIMLESEAPVHVAKSNASGLDQHSAFTWQVNDELTDFVYLPSLPKATKVTAKTLHAWLSDYDDEQREQIVDAFFKAVQASGAENPVEILNGGSKGLSLILEASRKIDRADRTVLLTAARSFVKALSQNADGTLGFAASAMSNIADRLAPEK; encoded by the coding sequence ATGCTCTACATGACAGACTTTCTCGAAAAGCAGCTCGCATCCTTCGAGGATCTTCCCTTCAGTGTCCTCGACGCCACGGCACTTTCGCAGGTCGCGATGGTACATGCCAAGGACACCATGCCGCCCCTTCCCGGCAAGAAGCCGCATGCTGGCCTGCGCACGATCTTCGACAGGCACGCCGAGAAGCCACCCATCCACTTCATCGACATGCTGCGCGCGGAGTACTTCCCCGCCATGTTCGCCAACCTGCTCAGCCCCACGAAGGCCAAGGAGGCACTCTTCGGCGTTGCCGCCAGCCCGCGCTATCGCGACATGCTCGCACTCGACTACCAGGACGTCTTCAACACCGCGCGCCAGGTCCAGTTCGCCGCCATGACCTTTACGTACAAGGACCTGTTCACCTGCGTTTCGTTTCGCGGAACGGACACCTCATGCGTTGGTTGGCGCGAGGACTTCAACATGGCGTTCACCATGCCCGTTCCCGCACAAGACCTGGCCCTGCAATACCTCGAGGCCGTCGCCGCGCAGAGGCACCTGCCCAAGCCTCTCTACGTCGTTGGCCACTCCAAGGGCGGTAACCTTGCCGAATACGCGGCGCTATGCTGCTCGCCGCAGGTGCAGGAGCGCATCGCCCACGTCTACAACCTCGATGGCCCCGGCTTCAAGGCGGGCACCTTCACGCAAGCGGATTACGCCCCACTAGCAGGCAAGCTCACGAAGGTCGTCCCCGAGGAATCGCTCGTCGGCATCATGCTCGAATCCGAAGCGCCCGTCCACGTGGCGAAAAGCAATGCCAGCGGGCTCGACCAGCACAGCGCGTTTACCTGGCAGGTCAACGACGAGCTGACCGACTTCGTCTACCTGCCCTCCCTGCCCAAGGCAACGAAGGTCACGGCCAAGACGTTGCATGCGTGGCTATCTGACTATGACGACGAACAGCGCGAGCAGATCGTGGACGCGTTCTTCAAGGCCGTCCAGGCCTCGGGCGCTGAAAACCCCGTCGAGATACTCAACGGAGGGTCGAAGGGGCTCTCGCTCATACTCGAAGCGTCACGCAAGATCGACCGCGCCGACCGCACGGTCCTGCTCACAGCGGCGCGTTCCTTCGTCAAGGCGCTCTCGCAAAACGCGGATGGCACGCTCGGCTTTGCCGCAAGCGCAATGAGCAACATCGCCGATAGGCTCGCACCGGAAAAGTAG